DNA from Polaribacter sp. NJDZ03:
TTATTTTTAAATTTACGTTTGGCAATTTGGGTGGCTTTTGGTTTGCCTATTTCCTTTTTTGGAATGTTTATTTTAGCAGCTCAATTTGATGTTACTATAAATATTTTATCCCTTTTTGGGATGATTATTGTAATTGGTATTTTGGTGGATGATGGTATTGTAATTGGAGAGAATATTTACCATCATTATTACGACTTAGGTAAATCTAAAATTCAAGCGGCAATAGACGGAACAATGGAGGTAATTCCGCCAATTGTATCTGCAATTCTAACAACTATAATAGCTTTTTCTACCTTGTTTTTTGTAGATGGTAGAATTGGTAATTTCTTTAGTGAAGTATCTACAGTGGTCCTTTTAACCTTAACGGTTTCTTTAATTGAAGCTTTAATTATATTACCAGCACATATTGCACATTCTAAAGCTTTAGATAGAAAAAGATTAGAAAGTGGTGAAATAAAAAAGAAGAATGCAATTGATGCTTTTTTTAATAAAATAAACAGATTTGCAGATGGGGGCTTAACCAAGGTAAATCAAAAACTATATGTTCCTTTCTTAAAGTTTTCATTAAAAAACAAAGTATTTGCATTTTCAATTCCTATTGCTTTATTAATTTTTAGTTTAACATCCATTGGAGGGGGAATTGTAAGAACTTCATTTTTTCCTTCTGTTGCAAGTGATAGAATTCAGGTTACTTTAAACATGCCACAAGGAACTAATGAACACATTACAGATTCTATTATTTCGGCAATAGAAGAAAAAGTTTGGATTATTAATAAAGAATACACAGAAAAACAATCTGGAGATGATGAGGTTGTACAAAACGTAATTAAAAGAGTTGGTCCAGGGAGTGCAAATGCATCTTTAAATATTAATTTATTACCAGGAGAAAAAAGAGAGTTTGCATCATCTGAAATAACAAATTCTATTCGAGAAAAAGTTGGAAAAGTATATGGTGTAGAAAGTTTAATTTTTGGTTCTGGTGGTAACTTTGGTGGAAGCCCGGTGGCTGTGTCTCTTTTAGGAAATAATATTGAAGAGCTTAAAGCAGCAAAAGCAGAATTAAAGCTAGAGTTAGAAAATAACCCACTTTTAAAAGATATTTCAGACAATGATCCTGCAGGAATAAAAGAAGTAAGCATCACCTTAAAAGACAACGCTTATGTACTAGGGTTAAATTTACAATCTGTAATGGCACAAATTCGTTATGGTTTTTTCGGTTTGCAAGCACAACGTTTTCAGCGTGGACAAGATGAAATTAAAGTTTGGGTACGTTATAATAAAGAAGATAGGTCTTCTATTAAAAACTTAGATGATATGCAAATTGTAGCTCCAAACGGAACTAGAATTTCGTTTTCTGAAATTGGAAATTATCAAATTAAAAGAGGAGACATTGCTATAAATCACTTAAACGGAAAAAGAGAAATTCAAGTTTCTGCAGATTTAAAAGATGCTAAAGAAAGTGCTACAGAAATTTTAGATGATATTAAAACACGTGTAATGCCGTTAATAATTTCTAAATATCATTCTGTATCTCCACTTTACGAAGGTCAGAATAGAGAGGCCCAAAAAACTATAGATTCCTTAGAATGGTTAAAGTGGATTATTTTAGGCTTAATTTATATTGTAATTGCGTTTACATTTCGTTCTTACAGTCAGCCTATTTTACTGCTTTTAATGATTCCTTTTAGTATGATTGGGGTTGTTTTGGGGCATTATATTCATGATTTCTCTATAAATATTTTATCTTGGTTAGGTATTATTGCTTTGGTGGGTATTATGGTAAATGATGGTTTGGTTTTAATAGGGAAGTTTAATAGCTATTTAAAAGAAGGAATGTTGTTTGATGATGCATTAATTATGGCAGGTCAATCTCGTTTTAGAGCAATTTTCTTAACTTCTTTAACCACAGTAGCTGGTTTAGCACCTTTAATGTTAGAAAAAAGTAGACAAGCACAATTTTTAATTCCAATGGCAATTTCTATTTCTTACGGAATTGCAATTGCAACTATTTTAACCTTGGTAATGTTGCCATTACTATTGTCGGTTTCTAATTCTATAAAAGTGGGAATTAAATGGTTAAAAACAGGAGAGAAAGTAAATAAAGAAGAAGTAGAAAGAGCTATTATAGAATCTAAATTCGACGAACATGAAGATCATTAGAAACACCATATTACTAGTTGGGTTTTTATATACCTTACAAGGGATTTCACAAGAAATCTTAACGAAGAAAGAAGCGCTAGAAATTACCTTAGAAAATAATTTCGGAATTAAAATAGCAAACAATAACTTAGAAGTTGCAAACAACAATAAAAGTATTTACAATACTGGTTTTTTGCCAACTGCATCTGTTTCTTCTGGGGCAAATTATAGTAATAATAATCAAACCAACACACCGCAAACGGGCGCGTCAACATCTACAACAGGTGCTGTAACTAAGTCTTATAACGCAAGTATTAGCTTAAATTATACTCTTTTTGATGGATTGGGAAGAAAATACAATTATGAGCAATTAAAAGAAACCTATAATCTAACCGAATTGCAAGCTAGAGAAACAATCGAAAATACGTATTTACAATTGTTTACGACGTATTTTCAAATTGCAAGGTTATCAGAAAATAAAACAAACTTAGATGAGGCATTGTCTATTTCTAAACAACGTTTACTGCGTGCAAAATATCAATACGAATACGGACAATCTACCAAGTTAGAGTTGTTAAACGCAGAGGTAGATGTAAATAATGATAGCATAACATTAATAAGTGCCAAACAGCAATTAAGCAATGCAAAACGTGGTTTAAACATTATTTTAGGAATTGAAAAAGCAGTAACTTATAATGTTGAAACGGAGGTTGTTTTTAATAAAATGATGAACTTAGAGGAGCTTCAGCAAAAAACAATTGCTAATAATTCTACCCTTAAACAAAATGAAAAAAACATTGCAATTAGTGAGTTTAACATAAAAGTAAATAAGGCTAATTATTTACCCTCTTTAGCTTTAAATACATCTTATGGTTGGAACCAGAATGATAATGAAAACCTTGCCAATGCCTTTCAACCAAAATCTACATCATCTAACGGTTTAAATGCTGGTTTAAGTTTATCTTGGAATTTGTTTGATGGTGGAAGTACAAAAACGAGGGTTGCAAATGCAAAAATTGCTTTAGAAAATCAGCAAATACTATTAGAGCAACAAAAAGTAACCATCAATAATAATTTAAAAAATACTTGGGAGAATTATCAGAACCAATTATTTATTCTAAAAGCACAAGAACAAAACGTGTTAACCACGCAAAATAATTTTGATAGAAGTACAGAGCGTTACAAATTAGGACAGATAACTTCTATTGAATTTAGACAAGCTCAGATTAATTTTATCAATTCTAAAACGGCATATAACAATGCTAAGTTTGATGCAAAACTGATTGAATTACAGCTTTTACAATTAAGTGGAGATATTTTAAATGTGAATTTTTAAAAAACTGATTTTGATCATATTTTAAAATCATCTTATTTTTTATTTTTGAATTCAAAATTAGATGAATATGAGCTTTTTAAATATACCACAAGTTTCTTGGGTAAATGGTACCATTATGATAGGCGTTTTTGCTGTAGTTGTTGTTGGCTTAGTTGTAGTCGTTTATTTATTAATGAGTACAGATAAAAAAGCAAAGTAATTATTACCTAATATATACAAAAGCCTGAGTTTATCTCGGGCTTTTATTGTTGCAATAAATTTCAATATCCTTTATTTATAAAAAACGTTTCACTATTTTTATAGATGAAAAATAAAGTAAAATGACAAGTAAGTTAGAAATTAATTTTGGCTATCTTTTAGAAAAAGATTTAATTTCAGAAATAGAAGAATTAGGGGTTTTTAAAACCTTTAAAGAAGATACAACCATTATAGAAGTTGGAGATTATATTAAATCGATGCCTTTACTAATTTCTGGTGCTATTAAAATTCTTAGAGAAGATGAGCATGGAGATGAGATTGTTTTATACTATTTAGAAAAAGGAGATACTTGTGCCATGACACTTTCTTGCTGTATGGGACAAACAAAAAGTAAGATTAGAGCGGTTGCAGAAACAAATGTTGAATTAATTATGTTGCCAAAAGAAAAAATGGCAGAATGGTTAGGGAAATATAAAACGTGGCAATCTTATATTTTACAAACCTATCATAACAGAATGGATGAGCTTTTAGAAGCTTTAGATACCATCGCTTTTCTAAAAATGGACGAGCGTCTTTTTAAATATCTTAAAGATAAGGCAATGGTTACCCACAATGATGTTTTAAATGTTACCCACAAACAAATTTCTGAAGATTTACATACCTCTAGAGTTGTAATTTCTAGATTGCTTAAAAAGTTAGAAAACGAAAGTAAAATTCAATTATTTAGAAATAGTATTAAAGTTTTAGAACTGTAACATTAGTTACTGTGTAATTTAAAGTGGAGTCTTATTTTTGTAATAAAAATAATGAAATATTTTACTATTTTCATCGCAATTACTTTTCTTTTCGGTTGTAAAGATTCTAAAAAACCGCCCTATTCTAAGAAGAATAACGTTTCAGAAATGCAAAACCATGCTGGTAAAAAGTTAATGGAAACAAACTGCTATGCTTGCCACAACCCAACAACAATAGAAGGTAATAGAATTGCACCACCAATGATTGCTATTAAAAGACGTTATTTAATGGGCAACAGTTCTAAAGAATCTTTTATCAATTCTTTGCAAGATTTTATTAAAAACCCAACAGTAGAAAATGCTAAAATGTATGGAGCTGTAAAACGATTTGGAGTAATGCCAAAACAGGCTTTTCCTGAAGAAACCATTAAACAAATTGCAGATTATATGTTTAAGTTTGATATTGAAAAACCAACATGGTTTGAAGAACATTATAATAAACAGCATGGCAATAGTAACGGAATGCAAAAACAGCCCCAAGGAAATAATTTAAAAAAGTTATCTTATGGAGAACAAGGTTTAAAATACGCACTTTCTACCAAGACAGTTTTAGGGGGGAATTTAATGAGTAAAATGCAAAAAGAAGGAACGCTAGCTGCATTAAAGTTTTGTAATGTAAATGCATTCCCTTTAACAGATAGTATGTCTGTGGTACACAAAGCAACCATAAAAAGAGTGTCTGATAAGCCTAGAAATCTTAAAAATAAAGCAACTGCTATAGAAAATGGATATATTACAGTGTTTAAAGAAGAGGCTAAATTAAATAAAGCGTCAGTACCAATTGTGGTAGAAGCTGCAGAAAATGTAAAAGTATATTATCCGATTAAAACAAATGGCATGTGTTTGCAATGTCATGGCCAACCAACCTTAGATATTAAAAGCACTACATTAGCACAAATAGAAAAGTTATATCCAAAAGATTTGGCAATTGGATATAGTGAAAATCAAGTGAGAGGAATCTGGAGTATTACCTTTAATAAATAAAAAAAACAAATCTTAGTATGCCTAACTTTACCGAAATTATAAATCAAGATAAACCTGTTTTAGTAGATTTTTTCGCAGAATGGTGTGGGCCTTGTAAAACCATGAGTCCAATTTTAAAAGAAGTAAAAGACGCATTAGGTGATGCTGTTTCTATTGTTAAAATAGATGTTGATAAAAACCAATCGTTAGCAGCAAAATATGAAGTTAGAGGGGTACCAACCTTCATTTTATATAAGTCTGGAAAACAAGTTTGGAGACAATCTGGTGCAGTACCTAAAAACCAGTTAATCACTATTATAAATAACAGTGGTAAGTAATTTAATAGTAGGTTGATTAGAAATAGTTTTCTAAAAAGGACATTTTTGTCAATCTGAATTTATTTCAGATGCTTATAAAGGTAGAACTTGATTAAGTTGATTTTTTGAAAAAGTTAAGTCTTTTAAACCTTTTTTAGACAGCCTCTTTTATTTAGAAATACAATCTAAACTATAAAAACCACCACAATTTTCGGTTCTCTTTTTAGAGAATTGTGTAATTAAATATGCAGTTGTAATTAAGTTTCTCAGTTCACATAAATCTATAGAAAGCTCAGAATGGTCATAGAGGCGTTTGTTGTCTTCATAAAGTACTTTTAAACGCTTTTCTGCGCGTAGCAAACGCTCATTAGAACGTACGATGCCTACATAATTACTCATAATAGTTTTTACTTCATTTCTATCATGCGTAATTAATACTTTTTCCATGTTTTTAATAACACCACTATCATTCCAAACAGGAATATCTTTTGGGGTTTTGGCTTTATTATATTTTTTAGAAATGCTTAAAAATGCATTATGAGCATATACCAGTCCTTCTAATAAAGAGTTAGATGCCAATCTATTTCCGCCATGTAAACCAGTTCTGGTAACCTCACCACAAGCGTATAATTTCTTGATAGATGTTTTTGCTTTTTTGTTCACATTTACACCGCCACAAATATAATGAGCTGCAGGTACTACAGGAATATAGTCTTTGGTTACATCAATATTTAAAGATGCACATTTTTCTGTAATATTAGGAAAATGCTCTTTAAATTTTACCATGTCTAAATTAGTACAATCTAAATATACATGCGGTTTTCCACTCTTTTTTAATTCATTATCAATGGCTCTTGCAACAATATCTCTAGAGGCTAATTCTTCTCTTTCATCATATTTATGCATAAAAAAATCACCATTGTAATCTCTTAGTTTTGCACCAAATCCTCGCACAGCTTCGGATATTAAAAAGGCAGGATATTCGCCTGGGTTGTACAACGCGGTTGGGTGAAACTGTATAAATTCCATTTCAGAAATTTCTGCCTTTGCACGGTATGCAATTCCTATTCCGTCTCCAGTTGCCACAGTTGGGTTTGTAGTAGTTTCGTAAACTTGCCCATTTCCTCCAGAAGCTAAAAGTGTAAATTTGCTTACAAAGGTTTTTACTTTATCTTCTTTAATATCTAAAACATAAGCACCATAACAAGAAATTTTGCCATTTCGCTTTGTTTTGGTCTTTTTAGTTTGATGCTCTGTAATTAAATCTATTGCGTAATGATAGGTAAGAAATTCTATGTTTGGTTGTGCATTTACTTGCGCTAATAAAGCACGTTCTATTTCTGCACCTGTAATATCTGTATGATGTAAAATTCTGTTTTGCGAATGTCCGCCTTCACGACCTAAATCATAGTTTCCATTTTCATTTTCATCAAATTCTGTTCCCCAATTTATTAACTCTTGCAGTCTATCTGGTGCATTTTCTACAACCATTCTTACCACTTCTTCATCGCACAAACCATCACCGGCAACTAAAGTATCATTTATATGTTGTTCAAAAGTATCTACAGTTTTGTTGTAAACGGTTGCAATACCACCTTGGGCATATTTTGTGTTAGATTCGCTTTGTTTGTCTTTAGTAACAATAACAACTTTAGCATCTTTGTGTTCTATGGCAACTTTTAAAGCAAAAGTTAATCCAGAAACTCCAGAACCAATTACTAAAAAATCGGTAGAGATTATGTTTTTATCAGGTAACATTTTAAGGCGTTATTTAGAAAGTTCTAGCATTCTGTTTATAGGAATTATTGCTTTTTCACATAATTCTGCTTCTACTTCTATATTTGGTAACTCGTGTTTTAAACATAAATACAATTTTTGCATTGTATTCATTTTCATATATGCACATTCACTACAAGCACATGTATTATCTTCTTTCGCCGGAGCAGGAATAATTATTTTATCAGGATTTTCTTGTAACATTTGAAACAAAATACCAGCTTCTGTAGCAACAATAAATTTCTTTTTATCACTATTTCTAACATGGTTTAAAAGGCCAGAAGTAGAACCAATATATTTAGCAACCTTAAGCATGTGCGCTTCAGATTCTGGATGCGCAATTAATTCTGCATCTGGATGTTCTTGATATAAGTCGATTAACTTTTCCATAGAAAAAGCTTCATGTACCATACAAGCTCCGTCCCAAAGTAACATTTCTCTTCCTGTTTCTTTATTTAAATAAGCACCCAAATTTCTGTCAGGAGCAAAAATAATTGGTTGGTCTAAAGGAATTGAATCGATAATTTTTCTAGCGTTAGATGAGGTACAAACGTAATCGCTTAAAGCTTTTATTTCTGCAGAGCAATTTATGTAAGTAACAACTAAGTGATCTGGATGTTTCTTTTTAAAGTCTGAGAACTGTTCTGGCGGACAAGAATCTGCCAAAGAACAACCAGCTAATAAGTCTGGTAATAAAACTTTTTTAGTCGGATTTAATATTTTTGCAGTTTCTGCCATAAAATGAACTCCTGCAAAAACAATAATGTCTGCATCTGTTTTAGCGGCTTGTTGTGCTAAAGCCAAACTATCACCTACAAAATCTGCAATTTCTTGAATCTCATCTATTTGATAGTAATGCGCTAAAATAACGGCATTCTTCTCTTTTTTTAGTTTCAAAATCTCCTCAACATAATCAATATTAGGAGTTTCAATATCTAAAAATCCTTTTTTGTTGAGGTTTTTTTTTGCACTAACTAAAGTTTTCATAAAAAGTGTTTATTATTAACTACGTTGCAAATATAAACTCTATTTTGTTGGTAGGAAAATGATTGGCGTCATTCTGTTAAATTATGGTTGTAATAAGCTAAAAAATGAACTTATCTGAAAATTTTTGGGAAAACAAGTATCAATCAAACAAAATTGGTTGGGATTTAGGAGTGGTTTCTCCACCATTAAAAATATATTTTGATCAATTAACAAATAAAGACTTAAAAATTTTAATTCCAGGAGGAGGAAATTCTTACGAAGCAGAATATCTTTTTAATAATGGTTTTACCAATGTTTATGTGGTAGATTTAGCTAAAAGTGCCCTAGAAAATATTAAAAAAAGGGTTCCAGGTTTTCCTGAATCACAATTAATTTTAGGTGATTTTTTTGATGTAAATCAAACTTTTGATTTGATTATTGAACAAACTTTTTTCTGTGCAATTCAGCCTGATTTAAGAGGAAAGTATGCAGGTAAAATGAATTATTTATTGAGAGATAAAGGGAAGTTAGTAGGGTTGCTTTTTGATGCAAAACTAAATGATGATCATCCACCTTTTGGTGGAAGTAAAACAGAATATACTACTTATTTCGATTCTCATTTTATAATGGATGTTTTTACAGCATGTTATAATTCTTACCCTAACAGACAAGAAATGGAGTTGTTTGTAAAGTTTTTGAAAAAGTAATAAGTGCTTTTTAAAAAGTGTGTTTTTTGTAAGTCTTAATCTATTTAAGATTTTCTAGAAATACTTTAAATTCATCCGTATTATAATTAGCCATTCCTTCATGTGCTAATACAATATTTTTATCAGTATCAATGATGTAAGTTGTAGGTAAGGCAGAAGATTGTAACATTGCAGGTAGGTTTCCTACAAGCGTATAAATTGGTAGGTTATAACCTTTACGTTTATCAAAATCCTTTGCCGTTTCAAAATTTTTATCAAAAGACAGCAGTATAAAAGCGATATCATTTCCCATTTCTTTATGTAATTTACTAATACTTGGCATTTCTGCAATACAAGGAGGGCACCATGTTGCCCAATAATTTAGAAATATTACTTTGTCTTTTAAATCTGCTAAAGATGTAATTTTTCCATCGGCATCCATCAACCTTACATTTAAATTAGCTTTTGCGTATTCCGTAATGGTTTCAGAATCTTTTTTATGTGTAATTTCCTTTACATTAGGGTTCATTAAGCCAGTAGCTAATACGCCTCGTTGTACAAAACCAATAACCTCTGTGTGCAAACCTGTAGCGTAAAGTGTAATAATAATGCAGACAAAAACTCCGTTCTGAATCCACGTTTTCTTGGTGTTTTTATTTTTTTTCATTTTATTTTTTTTAAGAAATTGTATCTTTTTTTTCATTTATAATATCAATTTATGTAGGATGTTTTATAATTGGTAATTATAAAATTTGACTCATTAAAATCCTTATTACAAGAAAATTAGAAAGTATAAAAATTTCTATTTAATTTTTAGATTTTTACAATGTGCAAACATAGATAAAATAAGACTTTACGCAGGTAACTCTAGTTACCAAACTTGTTAAACTAATATTAAATAATTGCCCTTCTATGTGTTCTTGTTTTATTAAATTTACCAATGCAAAATATAGCTTAGCTACTTATGTTACATAGAGAATGTAATACAATGTTTATTTTTGCAGATATTAATAAGTATAACAAGTATTTTTAATATGGAAGACATGATTTTTTATGATAGATTGCAATTTGCATTTACTATCACCTTTCACTATATATTTCCGCAGTTAACAATGGGACTTTCATTACTGATTGTCTATTATAAATGGAAATACCTCAGAAATAATAATGAAAAATATAACAATGCTGCAAAATTTCTGATGAAAATTTTTGCAATTAACTTTACAATGGGTGTTATAACTGGTATTCCAATGGAATTTCAATTTGGTACCAATTGGGCTAAATTTTCTGAATTAACTGGTGGAATTATCGGTCAGACTTTGGCAATGGAAGGGATGTTCTCTTTCTTTTTAGAATCCTCTTTCTTAGCGCTCTTTATTTTTGGTGAAAAATTAATGGGACAAAAACTTCATTTCTTAACCGGTTTTTTGGTGTTTTTAGGTTCTTGGGCAAGTGGTTGGTTTATTTTAGCTACCAATGCTTGGATGCAACATCCGGTAGGTTATGAAATTTTACAGAATGGTAAGTTTGTGTTAGAAAACTTCTCTGCACTGTTTAGTAATCCTTGGTTATTACCTGCTTTTTTACACAATCAAATGGCGTCTGTGGTAACTTCTTCTTTTGTGGTTGCAAGTATTGGTGCTTTTTATATTTTAAGAAAAAAACAAGTAGAATACGGGAAAATATTTTTAAAAACAGGTGTAATTTTTGGTTTGATTTCTAGTGTTTTAGTGGCTTTACCTACGGGAGATTGGAACGCTAAAAATGTGGCAAAATATCAACCAGCTGCTTTTGCTGCTATGGAAGGAATTTTTGAAACAGAAGAAGCTGGAGCAGAAATTGTGTTGATTGGTCAACCAAATATGGTAGAAAAAAAGTTAGACAATAAAATTGCGGTTCCTAATATTTTAAGTTTTTTAACGCATCAAGATTGGAATAAGCAGATTCCTGGAATGGATCAATTCAAAGAAGAAGAATTACCAGATAATATTCCGGCGCTGTATTATTCATATCACATAATGGTTGGTTTAGGTACCATTTTTATTGGTATTATGGCACTAGCACTTTTCTTTTTATGGCGAAAAAAACTGTATACTTTTAAGCCAATACTTTGGTTTATTATGTTTTTAGTTCCGTTTCCGTACATCGCAAATCTTACAGGTTGGTACACGGCAGAGTTAGGGAGACAGCCGTATTTAGTATATGGATTGTTAAAAACTAGCGATGGTATTTCGCCAACCGTATCTTCTGGTAACACCTTATTTACCTTATTAGGTTTTGTTGCTTTGTATATGTTACTAGGACTATTATTTTTAGTTTTAGTTGGTAAAACGATTAACGAAGGTCCTAAACTTGAAAAACATTAAAAGATGGAAATATTTTGGTACATTATAATAGCAACGGTTTTAGGTATCTTTTTTGTTTTAGATGGATATGATTTCGGAACAGGAATTATTCATTTATTTTTTGCAAAAAAAGAGAAGGATAAAGAAGTAATTACAAAATCTGCAGGTTTATTTTGGGATTCTAATGAGGTTTGGTTAGTGGCAGCTGGAGGGATGCTTTTTATGGCTTTTCCTACTTTTTATGCTTCTGTATTTAGTGGATTTTACTTACCCTTAATCATCGTTTTATGGTTGATTATTTTTAGAGCAATTGGCCTTGAATTTAGGAGTCAGTTTAAGTATCAAATGTGGAAAGACATTTGGGATGTTTCTTTTGGAGTTTCTAGTTTATTATTAGCCTTATTTTTTGGGATTGCGCTAGGGAATATTGTGAGAGGTGTAAATTTAGGTGGCGTAGAAAACGGAGTTTCTGTGTACGAAGGGCATTATTTTTTCTTGCCATTATGGGATAGTAGTTTTAGTCCTTTAACAGAGCATCCAGGGGTTATAGATTGGTTTACGATTATTATAGGTTTAATTTCTGTTGTTACTTTAGCAATTCACGGTGCTAATTGGATAATTTTAAAAACCAATTCAACTATTAACTTAAAATTGAAAGGTGTTATTTTTAAGTTGAATATTGCTTTAACAATTCTTACCATTGTTTCTGTAGCACTTTGGCAAATTGTAAATCCAGACTCTTTAAATAATTTTGTTGATAAACCTTATTTATTGGTATTCCCTATGCTGTATTTTACAGGATTAGTTGGTTTGTTTTTTATCAAAAAAATTAAAAAAGAGGTACATGCTTTTTGGCTATCAACGTTATTAATATTAGGAGGAATTACTTCTTCTTTGGCTTCTTTATTTCCAGTTATTTTACCTTCTGTCAATAATGTTCACGAGCCACTTACCATATATAATACTTCGGCACCAGAATACGGTTTGTCTGTGGCATTTATTTGGGGAATTATCGGTATTATCTTAATTGTAATTTATGCAATTATTCAAAAAAGATTAAAGGGAGGTAAAGTTGATAAAATGGATTACGGCCATTAGTCTAAACCTACTATTATGACAGAAACATTAATTTCTTTACTGAGTATTTTATTAGGAATAATCGGAGCGATTGGTTTTGGTATGCTTTTTAAAAAATATTCATTTGGTATTGTAGGCAATACAATAGCGGGTGTTTTTGGAAGTGTATTTTTCATTAAATCATTTGGGCGATTAGGCTTTAATCCGCAATCTATAATGCAACATGGTACATTTAATACTTCATTATTTATAATGAACTGTATCGTCTCCGTTTTAGGAGGTGTTTTAGGGTTGATTATCATTAAAAAAATCTATAATAAGCTTAATAAATAACTGTTTATATAGCTTACATGATATAAGTCATCTTATCTAGTTTCAATTCATTATACATTTGTTAACCAATTGGTTAAACTAAATAGTTGATGGGCGGGACTAAAAACGAAAATACAGAAGATCAAATTTTAAATGCAGCAAAAAATGTATTTCAATCTAAAGGAATGGATGGTGCTCGCATGCAAGAAATTGCCAATGAAGCAGGCATAAACAAAGCAATGTTGCACTATTATTATAGAAGTAAACAATTACTTTTTGAAGCTGTTTTTATAAATGCTTTCTCCTTATTAGCGCCTCAAATAAATGCTATTTTAAATGACGATTCATCTATAGAAAATAAAATACGAAATTTTTCTTCGAACTATATTTCCTTTATTGAGCAGCATCCTTATTTACCTAATTTTATTATTCAAGAATTAAATAGAAATCCTGATTTTATGTTAAAAATGAAGGAAAATAATGTGTTTCCAAATCTAGAGAAATTTAAAAAACAGGTAACTATTGAAGTTAAAAATGGCACTCTTAAAAATATTAGCGCGGAGCAATTATTTATAAATATTCTAGCCTTAAATGTATTTCCTTTTATAGCCAAGCCTTTAATTAAGGGTTTAATAGCAGTTGAAGAAGACGGATTTCAGCAAATAATTGAAGATCGTAAAACTGAAGTTGCCGATTTTATCATTAATTCAATAAAAAAATAAGATGAAAAAAGTAGTATTCATTTTAATAGCAGTACTAAGTATCTCGGCATTTGCCCAAGAAAGTTTAACACTTAATGATTGTTATAATTTAGTAGAAACAAACTATCCTTTAATTAAGCAACATCAGTTATTAGAGAAGCAACATCAATTAGATACAGAAATTATTTCGAATTCGAAATTGCCACAAATTAACTTAGATGCACAAGCAACGTATCAATCTGAAGTTATTCAAATTCCGATTCCGAATGCGAATATAGATCCCTTAAATAAGGATCAATACAAAGCAACTTTATCGGTAAAT
Protein-coding regions in this window:
- the cydB gene encoding cytochrome d ubiquinol oxidase subunit II, which translates into the protein MEIFWYIIIATVLGIFFVLDGYDFGTGIIHLFFAKKEKDKEVITKSAGLFWDSNEVWLVAAGGMLFMAFPTFYASVFSGFYLPLIIVLWLIIFRAIGLEFRSQFKYQMWKDIWDVSFGVSSLLLALFFGIALGNIVRGVNLGGVENGVSVYEGHYFFLPLWDSSFSPLTEHPGVIDWFTIIIGLISVVTLAIHGANWIILKTNSTINLKLKGVIFKLNIALTILTIVSVALWQIVNPDSLNNFVDKPYLLVFPMLYFTGLVGLFFIKKIKKEVHAFWLSTLLILGGITSSLASLFPVILPSVNNVHEPLTIYNTSAPEYGLSVAFIWGIIGIILIVIYAIIQKRLKGGKVDKMDYGH
- a CDS encoding TetR/AcrR family transcriptional regulator codes for the protein MGGTKNENTEDQILNAAKNVFQSKGMDGARMQEIANEAGINKAMLHYYYRSKQLLFEAVFINAFSLLAPQINAILNDDSSIENKIRNFSSNYISFIEQHPYLPNFIIQELNRNPDFMLKMKENNVFPNLEKFKKQVTIEVKNGTLKNISAEQLFINILALNVFPFIAKPLIKGLIAVEEDGFQQIIEDRKTEVADFIINSIKK